One genomic window of Quercus lobata isolate SW786 chromosome 9, ValleyOak3.0 Primary Assembly, whole genome shotgun sequence includes the following:
- the LOC115960910 gene encoding beta-carotene hydroxylase 2, chloroplastic-like gives MAAGLSASVTSKPFRLFQHSHLLKPTTLFAPSVLRHSTIKKTRRKACLTVYVILEDQKQRTQLVNPKDEDSDGLTKFQIPSPRVAEKLARKRSERFTYLVAAVMSSFGITSMAVMAVYYRFYWQMEGGEVPMSEMLGTFALSVGAAVGMEFWARWAHKALWHASLWHMHESHHRPREGPFELNDVFAIINAGPAIALLSYGFFHKGLVPGLCFGAGLGITVFGMAYMFVHDGLVHKRFPVGPIANVPYFRKVAAAHQLHHMDLFDGVPYGLFLGPKELEEVGGLEELEKEINKRIKSNSGP, from the exons ATGGCGGCTGGACTCTCCGCCTCCGTAACCTCCAAGCCCTTCCGTCTCTTCCAACACTCTCACCTCCTAAAACCCACAACCCTCTTTGCTCCCTCAGTTCTCCGCCACAGCACAATCAAAAAAACCAGAAGAAAAGCTTGCTTAACTGTCTATGTGATCTTGGAGGACCAAAAACAAAGGACCCAGTTGGTGAATCCTAAAGATGAAGACTCTGATGGCCTGACTAAATTTCAGATCCCATCTCCACGTGTGGCAGAGAAGTTGGCCAGGAAGAGATCCGAGAGGTTTACTTATCTAGTGGCTGCTGTTATGTCTAGCTTTGGTATTACTTCCATGGCTGTCATGGCTGtttattatagattttattGGCAAATGGAG gGTGGAGAAGTGCCTATGTCTGAAATGTTAGGTACATTTGCTCTATCTGTTGGTGCTGCT GTGGGAATGGAATTTTGGGCAAGATGGGCTCACAAAGCTCTCTGGCACGCTTCCTTGTGGCATATGCACGAG TCCCATCATCGACCAAGAGAAGGACCATTCGAGCTCAACGATGTTTTCGCCATTATCAACGCTGGCCCAGCTATTGCTCTCCTCTCCTATGGCTTCTTCCACAAAGGCCTTGTTCCTGGTCTTTGTTTTGGTGCt GGTCTTGGAATTACAGTGTTTGGCATGGCTTATATGTTTGTCCACGATGGCCTGGTTCACAAAAGATTCCCAGTGGGACCCATTGCCAACGTACCCTACTTTAGAAAGGTTGCTGCAGCTCACCAG CTCCACCACATGGACCTGTTCGATGGTGTGCCATATGGGTTGTTTTTGGGACCTAAG GAACTGGAAGAAGTGGGAGGTCTAGAAGAGTTGGAAAAGGAGATTAACAAGAGAATCAAATCAAATAGTGGTCCTTGA